A window of Phyllopteryx taeniolatus isolate TA_2022b chromosome 19, UOR_Ptae_1.2, whole genome shotgun sequence contains these coding sequences:
- the LOC133469220 gene encoding carbohydrate sulfotransferase 3-like, with the protein MRIKYAIPIVFFVALVIIEKENNIISRVSDKLALKQTPQAPIHTSRSGNALPKRNVSVTSLGKPSSAFTLMKRHLEKYSEHQQAAAAVTNGRKDILLLATTRTGSSFVGEFFNQQGDNMFYLYEPLWHVEKMLTLETGGTNATATAKAYCDVLRQLFLCDFSLLERFIEPLPVDHITASLFRRESSSSLCREVVCSPFVKGVYERYRCRNMRCGPLNLTMASESCLLKEHRAIKVVRVRQLETLRPLAEDPRLDVKFIQLVRDPRAVLSSRMVAFPGKYKTWSNWFMNSDVLIDDNEVKKLKSNCDNIRMSVELGLRQPVWLHDRYMLVRYEDVARLPMKKASEIYKFTGIPFTPQVNDWILKSTQASKETRGIYSTQKNSAEQVEKWRFSLPFKAVQLVQKVCGSTLKLFGYKFVTSEEMLRDKSISLIEDFL; encoded by the exons ATGAGGATCAAATACGCCATACCCATCGTCTTCTTCGTGGCGCTCGTTATCATCGAGAAGGAAAACAACATTATCTCAAG GGTGTCGGATAAACTGGCCTTGAAGCAGACCCCTCAGGCTCCGATACACACCAGCAGATCTGGGAACGCCCTGCCAAAGCGCAATGTTTCAGTCACCTCCCTGGGCAAGCCTAGCTCAGCCTTCACGCTGATGAAGCGGCACCTGGAGAAATACAGCGAGCATCAGCAGGCGGCGGCAGCGGTTACGAACGGCAGGAAAGACATTCTCCTTCTGGCCACCACCAGGACTGGTTCCTCCTTTGTGGGGGAGTTTTTTAACCAGCAGGGCGATAACATGTTTTACCTCTACGAGCCGCTGTGGCATGTGGAGAAGATGCTGACGCTGGAGACGGGCGGCACCAACGCCACAGCCACCGCCAAAGCGTACTGCGACGTGCTTCGGCAGCTCTTCCTGTGTGACTTCTCACTGTTGGAGAGGTTCATTGAACCCCTCCCAGTGGATCACATCACTGCCTCGCTCTTCCGCAGAGAGTCGAGCAGCTCACTGTGCAGGGAGGTGGTCTGCAGCCCCTTCGTCAAAGGGGTCTATGAGCGCTACCGCTGTAGGAACATGCGCTGCGGGCCCCTCAACCTGACCATGGCTTCCGAGTCCTGCCTGCTGAAGGAGCACAGAGCCATCAAGGTGGTGAGGGTGCGCCAGCTGGAAACTCTCCGTCCTCTGGCTGAGGACCCACGTCTCGATGTGAAATTTATCCAGCTGGTTCGGGATCCTCGCGCCGTGCTCTCCTCCCGTATGGTGGCCTTCCCTGGCAAATACAAAACCTGGAGCAATTGGTTTATGAATTCGGACGTGCTCATCGACGACAACGAGGTGAAGAAGCTGAAGAGCAACTGCGACAACATCAGGATGTCGGTGGAGCTCGGCCTCAGGCAGCCGGTGTGGCTGCACGACCGCTACATGCTGGTGCGCTACGAGGACGTCGCCCGCTTACCCATGAAGAAGGCGTCTGAGATATACAAATTCACCGGGATCCCGTTCACGCCGCAGGTCAATGACTGGATCCTGAAGAGCACGCAGGCCTCTAAGGAGACCAGAGGAATTTACTCTACGCAAAAGAACTCCGCCGAGCAAGTGGAGAAGTGGCGCTTCAGTTTGCCCTTCAAGGCAGTCCAGTTGGTCCAGAAGGTCTGCGGGTCCACGCTGAAACTCTTCGGGTACAAATTTGTGACGAGTGAAGAGATGCTAAGAGACAAGTCTATCAGCTTGATAGAAGATTTTTTGTAG